Proteins encoded together in one Coffea arabica cultivar ET-39 chromosome 2c, Coffea Arabica ET-39 HiFi, whole genome shotgun sequence window:
- the LOC113727757 gene encoding protein DEHYDRATION-INDUCED 19 homolog 3-like isoform X2: MDAESWSARLSSASRSYKSALQSRSGGTKWDGFDAELLMGFEEIEVADDDIREEYPCPFCSEYFDIVGLCCHIDDEHPIEARNGVCPVCAMRVGVDMVAHITLQHGNIFKMQRKRKSRKGGSHSTLSMLRRELREGNLQSLFGGSSCIVSSNSAAPDPLLSSFILPMAEDYGSHQSHSSTDTVTVKKSSSEVAAERKL; this comes from the exons ATGGATGCTGAATCTTGGAGTGCCCGTTTGTCTTCTGCCTCTAGGAGTTATAAATCTGCTCTTCAATCTCGATCTG GTGGGACAAAGTGGGATGGTTTTGATGCAGAATTATTGATGGGGTTCGAGGAAATTGAGGTTGCAGATGATGATATCAGGGAAGAATATCCATGCCCTTTCTGTTCAGAGTATTTTGATATTGTCGGACTCTGCTGCCATATTGATGATGAGCATCCTATAGAGGCCAGGAATGGG GTTTGTCCGGTTTGTGCAATGAGGGTGGGGGTTGACATGGTTGCGCACATAACTTTGCAACATGGGAACATCTTCAAGAT GCAGCGCAAGAGGAAATCACGTAAAGGTGGCTCACATTCAACACTTTCTATGTTGAGGAGGGAGCTGAGAGAAGGAAATTTGCAGTCTCTTTTTGGGGGATCTTCATGTATAGTTTCTTCAAACAGTGCTGCTCCTGACCCGTTGTTGTCATCATTTATTCTGCCAATGGCTGAAGATTATGGAAGCCACCAATCACATTCTTCTACTGATACAGTTACTGTCAAGAAAAGCAGCAGTGAAGTTGCCGCAGAAAG GAAGCTATGA
- the LOC113727757 gene encoding protein DEHYDRATION-INDUCED 19 homolog 3-like isoform X1, giving the protein MDAESWSARLSSASRSYKSALQSRSGGTKWDGFDAELLMGFEEIEVADDDIREEYPCPFCSEYFDIVGLCCHIDDEHPIEARNGVCPVCAMRVGVDMVAHITLQHGNIFKMQRKRKSRKGGSHSTLSMLRRELREGNLQSLFGGSSCIVSSNSAAPDPLLSSFILPMAEDYGSHQSHSSTDTVTVKKSSSEVAAERKAQQPPLSIKDQEEKTKRSQFVQGLLLSTILDDNL; this is encoded by the exons ATGGATGCTGAATCTTGGAGTGCCCGTTTGTCTTCTGCCTCTAGGAGTTATAAATCTGCTCTTCAATCTCGATCTG GTGGGACAAAGTGGGATGGTTTTGATGCAGAATTATTGATGGGGTTCGAGGAAATTGAGGTTGCAGATGATGATATCAGGGAAGAATATCCATGCCCTTTCTGTTCAGAGTATTTTGATATTGTCGGACTCTGCTGCCATATTGATGATGAGCATCCTATAGAGGCCAGGAATGGG GTTTGTCCGGTTTGTGCAATGAGGGTGGGGGTTGACATGGTTGCGCACATAACTTTGCAACATGGGAACATCTTCAAGAT GCAGCGCAAGAGGAAATCACGTAAAGGTGGCTCACATTCAACACTTTCTATGTTGAGGAGGGAGCTGAGAGAAGGAAATTTGCAGTCTCTTTTTGGGGGATCTTCATGTATAGTTTCTTCAAACAGTGCTGCTCCTGACCCGTTGTTGTCATCATTTATTCTGCCAATGGCTGAAGATTATGGAAGCCACCAATCACATTCTTCTACTGATACAGTTACTGTCAAGAAAAGCAGCAGTGAAGTTGCCGCAGAAAG AAAAGCCCAACAACCTCCTTTGTCTATTAAAGATCAAGAGGAGAAGACGAAGAGGTCTCAGTTTGTCCAAGGACTACTCTTGTCTACAATTCTTGATGATAACTTATGA